A stretch of DNA from Bradyrhizobium algeriense:
TGGAAGTTCGGCGGCCCGACTTTGCAAGGGGAAGTGTTTCAATTCGGAGATAATTTCATCAATGATGACATCACTGATTTACGACAGTTCAAGGCGGGCGACCCGCCTCGATCGTGTTAGTGACAGGCAGCATCTGCAGGGAGAACACGTATGACGAATTCCGAGGATAAACCGCCTCCCGCAGTCGGGGCCTATTGGATCAAGGAGGAAGATTATCCAGCGTTGCTGCAACTTTTCGACGATGGCGACAAGATGCCACCGAACTGGAAAGAATGGCTGAAGATGGCCGAGGAAATGGAGCAGGGACTCAAGGCCTATGGACACGTCGTGCTGCGTGTTTACATCGACCCCGCCACATTCCCGGACTGGTGCGCCGCCCATGGCACAAGCCCGGGCAGCACCGGACGCAGAAAGTTCGTCGCGGCGGCGGTAACCGAGAGATATGGCCGACAGGCCTGACCAGCACCGTCTTGGCGGGACGCCGGCCCATCGCCAGCCCAGACGGTTATCCAGGGGACCTGCTCTCAGGCCAGTACCCGAATCCGGTGGGCACGGAATTAAACTAGATGCATTCTGCATCCATCGAACTATTGTTCGTCATCGAACAACGCGAGGCGGAGGAATTTCATGATAAGGAAGGCAAACCCTCTGGTGATCCTGGGATTTGGCCTGTGCCTTGCCAGCCCAACGCACGCGCAGCAGGCGGACTCGGGTTCGCCCGACCTGGTTCTGATCAACGGAAAAGTCCTGACCATGGATGATCGGTCATCCGTCGTGGAGGCGCTGGCCGTTCTGGACGGCAAGATACTCGCAACAGGAAGCAACGCGTCGGTCAAATCCATCATCAGCACACGGACACGTGTGTTGGATCTAGCCGGCAAGACTGTCGTTCCCGGGCTGATCGATACTCACGCGCATTTCAAGGCTGCCGGTCTCTCGGAGTACGTAGTGAGCATGAGCAGGGCGAAGACGGTCGTCGAGGCTCTCGATGCTGCCAAGAAGAACCCGGGCGAATGGATCGTGGGCGGCGCATGGCATCCGCCGTCGCAGCTCGCTGAGAAGCGCTATCTCACCAAACAGGAAATCGATGGCGTCGCTCCGAACAATCCCGTCTACCTGCGGACCGTTGGTCACTTTTCGATCGCGAACGGCCTGGCACTGCAGAAGGCGGGAGTCCTCGTCGAGACTGCGATCGATCGGGTCGAGAAGGCCGTGCCGCCGTGGAGTGAGGAAGACGAGGTCTGGCAGTTCAAGATCGCTGAGGGAGTCCTGAACAGCTTCGGGATTACGAGCGTGGTCGAGCGAGCGACGGAAGCTCGGGACATCCGGACGCTTCAGAAGATCGCTGTTTCTGGAGAAGCCACTCTCCACGCGGGTCTAATGTTCCGGCCGGAGCCGCCGGCGGACATGGCTGCGTGGGAAACGGTAATTTCCGGTAACGGCGCGTCGTCCGGATTTGGTGACGACTGGCTGAAATTTGCCGGCATCAAGATCTTCTACGACGGCGGCATGACTCTGAAGACCGCGCTGACCCGCGATGTCTATCCCGATTCGCATGACGACTACCGCGCGTCGCGCAGCAGACGCCCGAGCGATTGAAGCAACTCGTGTCGATCTGCAACCGATACCTTGCTCAGTCATCCATCTAGCACGCGCCAGATGGCTTGCGAATGCGAGACGCGCCGGTCGGGCTCGATG
This window harbors:
- a CDS encoding amidohydrolase, with the protein product MIRKANPLVILGFGLCLASPTHAQQADSGSPDLVLINGKVLTMDDRSSVVEALAVLDGKILATGSNASVKSIISTRTRVLDLAGKTVVPGLIDTHAHFKAAGLSEYVVSMSRAKTVVEALDAAKKNPGEWIVGGAWHPPSQLAEKRYLTKQEIDGVAPNNPVYLRTVGHFSIANGLALQKAGVLVETAIDRVEKAVPPWSEEDEVWQFKIAEGVLNSFGITSVVERATEARDIRTLQKIAVSGEATLHAGLMFRPEPPADMAAWETVISGNGASSGFGDDWLKFAGIKIFYDGGMTLKTALTRDVYPDSHDDYRASRSRRPSD